One region of Oryza sativa Japonica Group chromosome 5, ASM3414082v1 genomic DNA includes:
- the LOC112936099 gene encoding pentatricopeptide repeat-containing protein At1g20230 produces the protein MFETAGQSQIHLIFALVGLPTHPSIPPPPAPANPPPPDASTAHLIRRHPPLISLLLHGIPRCCSPARWRSRPLPIEPAPFSSRSVASRAHHHKRLDRRRRSSGGDARRPGAAEPMSTRSTTSSVLNFLRHVSFPPDPRLLPSALKSCSALRLARALHAAAAVAGVSRDAFVASSLLHAYLRFGATADARSVLDGMPHRTVVGWSALIAAHASHGDAEGAWGLLERMRSDGVEPNVITWNGLVSGLNRSGRARDAVLALVRMHGEGFLPDATGVSCALSAVGDVGDVAVGEQLHGYVVKAGCRLDACVATALIDMYGKCGRADEIVRVFDESSHMDVASCNALVAGLSRNAQVSEALRLFREFVGRGIELNVVSWTSIVACCVQNGRDLEAVDLFREMQSEGIEPNSVTIPCVLPAFANIAALMHGRSAHCFSLRKGFHHDIYVGSALVDMYAKCGRVRDARMIFEAMPYRNVVSWNAMIGGYAMHGEAENAVRLFRSMQSSKEKPDLVTFTCVLGACSQAGWTEEGRSYFNEMQHKHGISPRMEHYACMVTLLGRAGKLDDAYDIINQMPFEPDGCIWGSLLGSCRVHGNVVLAEVAAENLFQLEPENAGNYVLLSNIYASKKMWDGVNRLRDMMKTVGLKKEKGCSWIEIKNKVHMLLAGDSSHPMMAAITEKLKHLTMEMRRLGFAPSTDYVLHDVEEQEKDDILSVHSEKLAVALGLISTSHGTPLQVIKNLRICGDCHEAMKFISSFERREIYVRDTNRFHHFKDGKCSCADYW, from the coding sequence ATGTTTGAAACTGCAGGTCAATCCCAAATCCATTTGATTTTCGCTCTCGTCGGTCTTCCCACCCATCCATCCATACCTCCGCCGCCTGCTCCGGCGAATCCTCCGCCGCCTGACGCCTCCACCGCTCATCTcatccgccgccacccgcctctCATCTCGCTGCTGCTCCACGGCATCCCCCGCTGCTGCTCTCCGGCTCGGTGGCGCAGCCGTCCTCTCCCGATCGAGCCGGCGCCATTCTCCTCTCGTTCCGTGGCTTCTCGAGCTCACCACCACAAGCGGTTGGATCGTCGCAGAAGATCGAGCGGGGGAGATGCGAGACggcccggcgccgccgagccGATGTCCACCCGCTCCACCACCAGCTCCGTCCTCAACTTCCTACGCCACGTCTCCTTCCCGCCGGAcccgcgcctcctcccctccgcgctcAAGTCATGCTCGGCGCtgcgcctcgcccgcgccctgcacgcggccgccgccgtcgcgggcgTCTCGCGGGACGCCTTCGTCGCGTCCTCGCTCCTCCACGCCTACCTCCGCTTCGGCGCCACGGCCGACGCCCGCAGCGTGCTCGACGGAATGCCGCACAGGACCGTCGTGGGCTGGAGCGCGCTCATTGCCGCTCACGCCTCTCACGGGGACGCCGAGGGAGCGTGGGGGCTCCTCGAGCGGATGCGGAGCGATGGCGTCGAGCCGAATGTGATCACCTGGAACGGGCTTGTCTCCGGGCTGAACCGGAGCGGGCGCGCACGGGACGCGGTCCTGGCGCTTGTGAGGATGCACGGGGAAGGGTTCTTGCCTGACGCGACCGGAGTCTCGTGTGCGCTATCTGCGGTTGGGGATGTTGGAGATGTCGCTGTCGGTGAGCAGCTCCATGGGTATGTGGTGAAGGCCGGGTGCAGGTTGGATGCTTGTGTGGCCACTGCGCTCATCGACATGTATGGCAAGTGCGGACGAGCTGATGAGATAGTCCGGGTGTTTGATGAGTCAAGCCATATGGATGTTGCCTCTTGCAATGCCCTCGTCGCTGGGCTGTCACGGAATGCTCAAGTCTCTGAGGCTTTAAGGTTGTTCAGGGAGTTTGTCGGCAGAGGGATTGAGTTGAATGTTGTTTCCTGGACCTCGATTGTAGCTTGTTGTGTGCAGAATGGAAGGGATCTGGAAGCCGTTGATCTTTTCAGGGAGATGCAGTCAGAAGGAATCGAGCCAAATTCAGTTACAATACCGTGCGTGCTGCCAGCTTTTGCAAATATTGCAGCTCTGATGCATGGTCGTTCTGCACACTGTTTTTCTCTTAGGAAGGGCTTTCATCATGACATTTATGTGGGGAGTGCTTTGGTGGACATGTACGCCAAGTGTGGCAGGGTCAGGGATGCAAGGATGATCTTTGAAGCAATGCCATATAGGAATGTGGTTTCATGGAATGCAATGATTGGTGGCTATGCTATGCATGGAGAGGCTGAGAATGCTGTGCGGTTGTTCCGATCCATGCAAAGTTCCAAAGAGAAGCCTGACCTAGTCACCTTCACTTGTGTCCTTGGTGCCTGCAGCCAAGCTGGCTGGACAGAGGAGGGGCGTAGTTACTTTAATGAAATGCAGCACAAGCATGGAATTTCTCCGAGGATGGAGCATTACGCATGTATGGTTACTCTGCTTGGTCGGGCTGGTAAGCTTGATGATGCGTATGATATCATAAATCAGATGCCGTTTGAGCCAGACGGTTGTATTTGGGGGTCATTGCTGGGCTCTTGCAGGGTTCATGGAAATGTGGTCCTTGCTGAGGTTGCAGCAGAAAATCTATTTCAACTAGAGCCAGAAAATGCTGGTAATTATGTCCTGCTTTCCAACATTTATGCATCCAAGAAAATGTGGGATGGGGTCAATAGGCTGAGGGATATGATGAAGACTGTAGggttgaagaaagaaaaaggctgTAGTTGGATAGAGATCAAGAACAAGGTACACATGTTGTTGGCTGGTGATAGTTCACACCCCATGATGGCTGCAATAACTGAGAAGCTAAAACACCTTACTATGGAGATGAGGAGGCTAGGCTTTGCACCAAGTACAGATTATGTCCTACATGATGTGGAAGAGCAAGAAAAGGATGATATCCTTTCTGTGCACAGTGAGAAGTTGGCTGTAGCATTGGGCCTTATAAGCACAAGTCATGGAACACCCCTTCAGGTGATAAAGAATCTTCGGATTTGTGGTGACTGCCATGAAGCAATGAAGTTCATATCATCTTTCGAGAGGAGGGAGATATATGTTAGAGACACCAACCGATTTCATCACTTCAAGGATGGAAAATGTTCATGCGCAGACTATTGGTGA
- the LOC107281147 gene encoding protein FAR1-RELATED SEQUENCE 5 translates to MFCRYSDECVTWEIYIMSLLPKIVHVILRERSDMAGRLDFNDVHSDAESVTAGIPNRRDQYTTPQKSSSTPFCGSYFIPDCDDSMVPNIGMTFNGLESAKEFYESYALRVGFSVRIGQHKKVDGVVLYKLFLCANEGFWEDKGERGLESGSEKRSYEKRITRCGCEAKLVIKLVDGDKYVITGFEQGHTHAFVSPDKRHLIRSNRKLTLSGRNTLLTCHKASIGTSQAYRYLRVGVGGFENVGFTKRDLQNYHSALRVLIKSSDALMFVDQLSRKSLANPGFYFDYVVDDKGRLIHVFWADAICRKNYAHFGDLVSFDSTYSTNEYGMVFTPFTGVNHHKSSVLFGATMLSDETMESYMWLFHTFLKAMGGVAPKLIITDEAASMKAAIREVLTTTIHRLCMWHILMKVCEKVGPILKEDEKFKARLSSCVWSSETPLEFEDEWSCIIYEYGLEDNEWFSTKFDQRRSWVPAYFSDIPLLGLLRTTSRSESADSFFSRLIGWKLALVEFWLRLDAALEEQRHKELEEDNITLHTIRNLKTEWVIEKHASEFFTLGVGIFRPNRRTEPKRPRPRPKRPRPRNSVIYSVPALKRPNLFRLLGSVNRINRNDRNFGPIDLGSPISPLKQTLEVILTLLPVQPPPPAPPRRRLLLQPPPHRRLLQPPPRRRRRLCPPPRCRRLRPPLRRGPPPPSTVRPPPPSSTAPRPPPSTARSKFFRSKLSSKISVRPRPKKPRPNLPVLSFFG, encoded by the exons ATGTTCTGTAGATACTCAGATGAATGTGTGACCTGGGAAATCTACATCATGAGCTTATTGCCTAAAATTGTACAT GTTATTCTTAGAGAACGAAGTGACATGGCAGGGAGATTGGACTTTAATGATGTGCATTCCGATGCAGAATCGGTTACTGCAGGTATTCCGAATCGACGAGATCAATACACCACGCCTCAAAAGTCCTCAAGCACTCCATTCTGT GGTTCGTATTTTATTCCAGACTGTGATGATTCTATGGTGCCAAACATCGGTATGACTTTTAATGGTTTAGAATCAGCCAAGGAGTTTTATGAAAGCTATGCGCTTAGAGTTGGCTTCTCAGTTCGCATTGGACAACACAAGAAAGTTGATGGAGTGGTTCTGTACAAACTGTTCCTTTGTGCGAACGAAGGATTCTGGGAGGACAAAGGTGAGAGAGGACTAGAATCTGGTAGTGAGAAAAGGAGTTATGAGAAAAGAATCACTAGGTGTGGTTGTGAGGCGAAGCTGGTTATTAAACTAGTCGATGGCGATAAGTATGTTATCACGGGATTTGAGCAAGGTCATACACATGCATTCGTTTCTCCTGACAAGAGGCATCTCATACGTTCCAACAGAAAGCTTACCTTGAGTGGTAGAAACACATTGCTCACGTGCCATAAAGCTAGCATCGGTACATCACAAGCATACCGATACCTTCGTGTTGGTGTAGGAGGGTTTGAGAATGTTGGATTTACAAAAAGGGACTTGCAGAACTACCATAGTGCTCTAAGAGTTTTGATAAAGTCCTCAGATGCTCTAATGTTTGTTGATCAGTTGAGTAGGAAGAGTCTTGCAAACCCAGGTTTTTATTTTGACTATGTTGTGGATGACAAGGGGAGGTTAATTCATGTATTTTGGGCAGATGCTATTTGCAGGAAAAATTATGCTCACTTTGGAGATCTCGTCTCTTTCGACTCTACATACAGCACCAATGAGTATGGCATGGTTTTTACCCCTTTCACAGGAGTGAACCACCACAAGAGCAGTGTACTTTTTGGTGCTACAATGTTATCTGACGAGACAATGGAGTCCTATATGTGGTTGTTCCACACTTTTTTGAAAGCAATGGGAGGTGTTGCACCTAAGCTAATTATCACTGATGAAGCTGCAAGCATGAAAGCTGCAATAAGAGAAGTTCTGACCACTACTATTCATAGACTATGCATGTGGCACATTTTGATGAAGGTTTGTGAGAAGGTTGGACCAATTCTGAAAGAGGATGAAAAATTCAAAGCCCGACTAAGCTCTTGTGTGTGGTCTTCTGAAACACCACTCGAATTCGAGGATGAATGGAGTTGTATTATTTATGAATATGGGTTGGAAGACAACGAATGGTTCAGTACAAAGTTCGATCAACGGCGTTCATGGGTGCCAGCTTATTTTAGTGACATACCTTTGTTAGGATTGTTAAGGACCACCTCAAGGTCAGAGAGTGCCGATTCATTCTTTTCTCGTCTAATTGGGTGGAAGCTTGCTTTGGTGGAGTTTTGGCTCAGGCTTGATGCTGCACTAGAAGAACAAAGACATAAGGAACTAGAAGAAGATAACATTACGCTCCACACAATCCGCAATTTGAAGACAGAATGGGTGATAGAGAAGCATGCAAGTGAGTTCTTCACACTAGGGGTGGGCATATTTAGACCGAACCGAAgaaccgaaccgaaaagaccgagaccgagaccgaaaagaccgagaccgagaaattcggttaTCTATTCGGTCCCAGCCCTCAAAAGACCGAATTTATTTCGGTTATTGGGTTCGGTTAACCGAATtaaccgaaatgaccgaaattttgGCCCAATAGACCTAGGAAGCCCAATAAGCCCACTAAAACAAACCCTAGAAGTGATACTAACCCTACTACCAgtgcagcctcctcctccagccccaccacgccgccgcctcctcctccagcccccaccgcaccgccgcctcctccagcctccaccgcgccgccgccgccggctctgCCCTCcaccgcgctgccgccgcctccgccctcccctGCGCCGCggcccgcctccgccctccaccgtgcgaccgccgccgccgtcctccaccgcgccgcggccgccgccctccaccgcgcgTTCCAAATTTTTTCGTTCCAAACTCTCCTCAAAaatttcggtcagaccgagaccgaaaaaaccgagaccgaatttgccggtcctgagtttttttggatga
- the LOC136356664 gene encoding protein FAR1-RELATED SEQUENCE 5-like: protein MVATCTFMLFETHGIPCRHLIPVLRSAQLSELPRYYLLERFRKDCKKTHVFDADGILLEENTSNSNDPVMQKMLSEACNQMEKLILQAKQSAAAMQLLRDELVVLGDKLNEMVPEKELSQIEEFESYLGCSIPSQIEIHPPNDTRSRGRIKRIKGHNDKEKKQNKKRKKKERVPRRCKKCKQVMLHDSHNCPNKEPQQ, encoded by the coding sequence ATGGTTGCAACGTGCACATTTATGCTGTTTGAAACTCATGGTATACCATGTCGTCATCTAATTCCAGTCCTAAGAAGTGCCCAGCTAAGTGAACTGCCGAGATACTATTTATTGGAAAGGTTTAGGAAGGACTGCAAGAAGACACATGTGTTCGATGCAGATGGTATCTTGTTGGAAGAAAACACAAGCAACAGTAATGATCCTGTGATGCAAAAAATGCTTTCAGAAGCATGCAACCAAATGGAGAAGCTCATCCTACAAGCTAAGCAATCAGCAGCAGCTATGCAACTTTTGAGGGATGAACTAGTTGTGCTTGGTGATAAATTAAATGAGATGGTTCCTGAAAAAGAGCTTAGCCAAATTGAGGAATTTGAATCATATCTTGGATGTAGCATTCCAAGTCAAATTGAAATCCACCCGCCAAATGACACTCGTTCCAGGGGTCGGATAAAGAGAATTAAAGGGCACAATGACAAGGAGAAAAAGCAAaacaagaagagaaagaaaaaagagagagtacCACGAAGGTGCAAGAAGTGCAAACAAGTCATGCTGCACGATTCGCACAACTGTCCTAACAAAGAACCACAACAGTGA